A DNA window from Chlamydia felis Fe/C-56 contains the following coding sequences:
- a CDS encoding DNA recombination protein RmuC — MIDISITHITIALLSFGFGGYLASLYYRKRESSLFELRRNLEYENKLLKSSLDLSRRQEQLMEDFSNKLAVSSQSLIKEMKEETQSYFSEKSKTIESILTPVQATLTAFKQNLETFETKHAEDRGSLKEQITHLLAAEKKLEKETQALTDILKHPGSRGRWGEIQLERILELSGMLKYCDYETQATDAQGSARADMIIRLPHERCLIIDSKAPFSDTYFSQDASDKSDLVGKIKDHIKTLKSKSYWEKFHHSPEFVILFLPGESIFNDALRIAPELIDVAATSNVILSGPLTLLALLKTVAHTWKQENLQKQIQEIGKLGKELHHRLHVVFNHFHKIGKNLNNAVQSYNDMSSSLQHRILPTLRKFEDLELSSSLHKIEDPIPIHNPATSFLPSSEEQEANLIEDPLLQEDRL; from the coding sequence ATGATAGACATTTCCATAACTCATATCACTATTGCTCTCCTGAGCTTTGGCTTCGGTGGATATTTAGCCTCTCTTTATTATCGCAAACGAGAGTCTTCTCTTTTCGAATTAAGGAGAAACTTGGAATATGAGAACAAACTACTGAAAAGTTCTTTGGATCTATCACGTCGCCAAGAACAACTTATGGAAGATTTCAGTAATAAGTTGGCAGTATCTTCACAATCTCTTATCAAAGAGATGAAAGAAGAAACGCAGAGCTACTTTTCTGAAAAATCCAAAACCATAGAATCTATATTAACACCAGTTCAAGCTACGCTGACCGCTTTTAAACAAAACTTAGAAACTTTTGAGACTAAGCATGCTGAGGACCGTGGCTCCTTAAAAGAACAAATTACCCATCTCCTTGCAGCCGAGAAAAAACTTGAAAAAGAAACGCAAGCTCTTACGGACATCTTAAAACATCCAGGATCGCGAGGTCGCTGGGGAGAGATTCAATTAGAGAGAATTCTAGAACTTTCTGGGATGCTGAAGTACTGTGATTACGAAACGCAAGCAACCGATGCTCAAGGTTCAGCTCGTGCTGATATGATCATTCGCCTTCCACATGAGCGCTGTTTGATTATTGATTCCAAAGCACCGTTTTCTGACACATATTTTTCCCAAGATGCTTCTGATAAATCCGATCTTGTAGGGAAAATCAAAGATCATATCAAAACGCTAAAATCAAAAAGTTACTGGGAAAAATTTCATCATTCTCCGGAATTTGTGATTCTTTTCTTACCGGGAGAAAGCATTTTTAATGATGCCCTAAGAATTGCTCCCGAACTTATTGATGTTGCTGCGACTTCTAATGTCATTCTATCCGGGCCTCTCACATTACTGGCATTACTGAAAACCGTGGCCCACACATGGAAACAGGAAAACCTACAAAAACAAATTCAAGAAATAGGGAAATTAGGAAAAGAACTACATCATCGCTTACATGTGGTTTTCAATCATTTTCATAAGATTGGGAAAAATCTGAATAATGCTGTGCAAAGCTACAATGATATGTCATCTAGCTTACAGCATAGGATCTTACCCACCTTAAGGAAATTCGAAGATTTAGAATTATCATCCTCTTTACACAAAATAGAAGACCCAATTCCCATTCATAATCCTGCCACATCTTTTCTTCCAAGTAGCGAAGAACAAGAAGCTAATTTAATAGAAGATCCTCTATTGCAAGAGGACAGGCTTTAA
- a CDS encoding CDP-alcohol phosphatidyltransferase family protein: MAELEPEIRGKRRVVTPNAITAFGLCCGLFIIFKSVLKTSSSVELLHRLQGLSLLLISAMIADFSDGAIARIMKAESAFGAQFDSLSDAVTFGIAPPLIAIKSLDGACAGGFFSSLLLVTAIIYSLCGVLRLVRYNLFSKKTADSPRHSCFIGLPIPAAAACVVSLALFIASNFSTILPVQVRVVLISLGLLFIGSLMISPWKFPGIKNLRFKVSSFLLVVTTGLVACLFFLGLVDHFTEVFFLVSWLYVFAVFPIFAITYQGKKKRQ; the protein is encoded by the coding sequence ATGGCAGAATTGGAACCAGAAATCCGAGGCAAGCGCCGTGTAGTGACTCCTAATGCTATCACCGCTTTTGGCCTTTGTTGTGGTCTTTTTATTATTTTTAAAAGTGTTTTAAAGACATCATCTTCTGTAGAACTATTGCATCGTCTACAGGGGCTTTCGCTTTTGTTGATCAGTGCAATGATTGCAGATTTTTCCGACGGCGCTATTGCTCGCATTATGAAAGCAGAAAGCGCTTTCGGAGCGCAGTTCGACTCTCTCTCCGATGCTGTGACATTTGGAATAGCTCCTCCACTTATTGCAATTAAGAGTCTTGATGGCGCGTGCGCTGGAGGGTTTTTTTCTTCTCTTCTTCTAGTAACTGCAATTATTTACTCTCTATGCGGCGTGTTAAGATTAGTCCGTTATAATCTATTTTCTAAAAAAACTGCGGATTCGCCTCGGCATTCTTGTTTCATTGGTTTGCCTATTCCGGCAGCTGCAGCTTGCGTTGTGTCTTTAGCTTTATTTATAGCTTCTAATTTCTCAACAATCTTACCTGTACAGGTGCGCGTTGTTTTGATTTCTTTAGGCCTACTTTTCATTGGAAGTCTTATGATCTCCCCTTGGAAATTTCCGGGAATTAAAAACCTGCGCTTTAAAGTTTCCTCGTTTTTACTTGTTGTTACTACAGGGTTGGTTGCTTGTTTATTTTTCCTCGGCCTTGTTGATCACTTTACCGAAGTATTTTTCTTGGTTTCTTGGTTATATGTTTTTGCAGTGTTCCCTATTTTTGCAATCACGTATCAAGGGAAAAAGAAACGCCAATGA